Proteins from a single region of Acidovorax sp. NCPPB 3576:
- a CDS encoding LysR substrate-binding domain-containing protein: MSLRRLNPPLHLLRAFCTVARFGGVSRAAEALHLTQSAVSKQVQELERWVGIALFERSRKRLTLTPAGERYEKAVRSLLARLEAATLELITSSDGGGALHLSALPTFAAKWLIPRLPQFQQQHPQITLHFVPFVHGYDFANPELDCSILFGDGHWPGARAHYLAGNDVALIAPPAGAGDAAPLRAPRDVVRSALLRHVSVPDAWERWSEVHGVPGLDALAGPQFDQFESMIRAVSVGMGVALVPRCLVHDEIAAGVVAEPLAQGGYTSELGYWFCYPEARAQLATLDRFRQWLLGSAARPQVSGTE; the protein is encoded by the coding sequence ATGTCCTTGCGCCGCCTCAATCCCCCGCTGCACCTGCTGCGGGCCTTCTGCACGGTCGCGCGTTTCGGCGGCGTCTCGCGCGCGGCCGAGGCCCTGCACCTGACCCAGAGCGCGGTCAGCAAGCAGGTGCAGGAACTGGAGCGCTGGGTGGGCATCGCCCTGTTCGAGCGCAGCCGCAAGCGCCTGACCCTCACCCCCGCCGGCGAACGCTACGAAAAAGCGGTGCGCTCGCTGCTCGCCCGGCTGGAGGCGGCCACGCTGGAGTTGATCACCAGCAGCGACGGCGGCGGGGCGCTGCACCTGTCCGCCCTGCCCACCTTCGCCGCCAAGTGGCTGATCCCGCGGCTGCCGCAGTTCCAGCAGCAGCACCCGCAGATCACGCTGCATTTCGTGCCCTTCGTGCACGGCTACGATTTCGCCAATCCCGAGCTGGACTGCTCCATTCTCTTCGGCGACGGCCACTGGCCCGGCGCCCGGGCGCACTACCTGGCCGGCAACGACGTCGCGCTGATCGCCCCGCCCGCCGGCGCGGGCGACGCCGCGCCCCTTCGGGCGCCGCGCGACGTGGTGCGCAGCGCACTGCTGCGCCATGTGTCGGTGCCCGACGCGTGGGAGCGCTGGAGCGAGGTCCATGGCGTGCCCGGGCTGGATGCGCTGGCCGGCCCGCAATTCGACCAGTTCGAGAGCATGATCCGCGCCGTCTCGGTGGGCATGGGCGTCGCCCTGGTGCCGCGCTGCCTGGTGCACGACGAGATCGCCGCGGGCGTGGTGGCCGAGCCCCTGGCCCAGGGCGGCTACACCAGCGAGCTGGGCTACTGGTTCTGCTACCCCGAAGCCCGGGCGCAGCTGGCCACGCTGGACCGGTTCCGCCAATGGCTGCTGGGCTCGGCGGCCCGCCCGCAGGTCTCGGGGACGGAGTGA
- a CDS encoding tripartite tricarboxylate transporter substrate binding protein BugE has translation MQRRQWIAAVAATTVLPGISFAQDKPLRIIVPFPPGGATDIAGRALQEPLQRLLGQPVVIENRAGAGGSIGMAEVARAAGDGLTLGVATLSTHGVNPAVFSKLPYDPLKDFAGVTEIVKAPGVIVVNPKVLPVKDFADLVKYLKANPGKVSYATPGNGTIGHMWGELFKISTGTSMVHIPYRGAGPAINDVVGGQVPVYFDQVASSLPHVKSGKLKALAVSWPERLDVLPEVPTYAQLGFAQANEPSWFGLVAPVATPAAAVLRVQQAVAAALKEPAVRERLAGQGLYASGTSPADFSQQIVREMDKMKKVAAYAKIQLD, from the coding sequence ATGCAACGCCGTCAATGGATCGCAGCCGTGGCTGCTACAACTGTCCTTCCTGGAATATCTTTCGCGCAAGACAAACCCCTGCGCATCATCGTCCCGTTCCCACCCGGCGGCGCCACCGACATCGCCGGCCGCGCCTTGCAGGAGCCCTTGCAGCGCCTGCTGGGCCAGCCGGTCGTCATTGAAAACCGCGCCGGCGCGGGTGGCTCCATCGGCATGGCCGAGGTGGCGCGCGCTGCGGGTGACGGTCTCACCCTGGGCGTGGCCACGCTGTCCACCCACGGCGTGAACCCGGCCGTGTTCTCCAAGCTGCCCTACGACCCCCTCAAGGACTTCGCCGGCGTGACCGAGATCGTCAAGGCGCCCGGGGTGATCGTGGTCAACCCCAAGGTCCTGCCAGTGAAGGACTTCGCCGACCTGGTGAAGTACCTCAAGGCCAACCCCGGCAAGGTGTCTTACGCCACGCCGGGCAACGGCACCATCGGCCACATGTGGGGCGAGCTGTTCAAGATCAGCACGGGCACCTCCATGGTGCACATTCCCTACCGCGGTGCCGGCCCGGCCATCAACGATGTGGTGGGCGGGCAGGTGCCGGTGTATTTCGACCAGGTGGCTTCGTCGCTGCCGCACGTCAAATCCGGCAAGCTCAAGGCCCTGGCCGTGTCCTGGCCTGAGCGGCTGGACGTGTTGCCCGAGGTGCCCACCTACGCCCAGCTGGGGTTTGCGCAGGCCAACGAGCCTTCGTGGTTCGGCCTGGTGGCGCCGGTGGCCACCCCCGCCGCCGCCGTGCTGCGCGTGCAGCAGGCCGTGGCTGCCGCCCTCAAGGAGCCCGCGGTGCGCGAACGGCTCGCTGGCCAGGGGCTCTATGCTTCGGGCACCTCGCCAGCGGACTTCTCGCAGCAGATCGTGCGGGAGATGGACAAGATGAAGAAAGTGGCCGCCTATGCCAAGATCCAGCTCGATTGA
- a CDS encoding N-formylglutamate amidohydrolase, whose protein sequence is MHAALQLIQRRHRLQAAQPGAAGAPATAPAAMFSAVPGRTALVLDSPHSGTTYPGDFRAAIDLPTLRRAEDTHVEKLYAFAPALGVAWVEAHFPRIYLDANRDTAEVDASMFEAGFDTAWTEPVTTDPVVLQKVRLGKGLIWKFTDEGVPIYDRLLSVAEARARIDRCWRPYHAAVARAIDAAHARHGYSIHINCHSMPAVAASHATLHPGLHHADFVIGDRDGSTASPALSQAICAFLRERGYSVDYNHPYKGVELVRRYGHPAAHRHSIQVEINRKLYMDERTLAIEPAGFARLQGDLRAMVEWLLATDPRQ, encoded by the coding sequence ATGCATGCAGCGCTGCAACTGATCCAACGCCGGCACCGGCTGCAGGCCGCCCAGCCCGGGGCGGCGGGCGCGCCCGCCACAGCGCCGGCCGCCATGTTCTCCGCCGTGCCGGGCCGCACGGCCCTGGTGCTCGACTCGCCGCACAGCGGCACCACCTACCCCGGCGACTTCCGCGCCGCCATCGACCTGCCCACGCTGCGCCGCGCCGAGGACACGCACGTCGAGAAGCTCTACGCCTTCGCCCCCGCGCTCGGCGTGGCCTGGGTGGAAGCCCACTTTCCCCGCATCTACCTGGACGCCAACCGCGACACCGCCGAGGTCGATGCGAGCATGTTCGAGGCAGGGTTCGACACCGCTTGGACCGAGCCCGTCACCACCGATCCGGTCGTGCTGCAGAAGGTGCGGCTGGGCAAGGGGCTGATCTGGAAGTTCACCGACGAGGGCGTGCCCATCTACGACCGGCTGCTCTCCGTGGCCGAGGCGCGCGCGCGCATCGACCGCTGCTGGCGCCCCTACCACGCCGCCGTGGCCCGGGCGATCGACGCGGCCCATGCGCGCCACGGCTACAGCATCCACATCAACTGCCACTCCATGCCCGCCGTGGCCGCCAGCCACGCCACGCTGCACCCGGGCCTGCACCATGCGGACTTCGTGATCGGCGACCGCGACGGCAGCACCGCCAGCCCGGCCCTGTCGCAGGCGATCTGCGCTTTCTTGCGCGAGCGCGGCTACAGCGTGGACTACAACCACCCCTACAAGGGCGTGGAGCTGGTGCGCCGCTACGGCCACCCGGCGGCGCACCGCCACAGCATCCAGGTGGAGATCAACCGCAAGCTCTACATGGACGAGCGCACGCTGGCCATCGAGCCGGCCGGGTTCGCGCGGCTGCAGGGCGATCTGCGGGCGATGGTGGAGTGGCTGCTGGCGACCGATCCCCGGCAGTAA
- the xopAC gene encoding XopAC/AvrAC family type III secretion system effector produces the protein MTSLFTLFKQEPLTHRSEAPPPAAVPSPPLRSTPVSADTHAQALRSRVAAAAPGAIPPRAASFDAVRWKQELQRWCDADPHRAVSGHHGLFGRLRALGRKAGAGKGDHGLPLLAEHRETAMQRLLECHAQGADGRTLDLSGLGLSSLPPGLERLAHLQALDLSNNTGLQSLPEGLAGCRNLRSLTACNGFVSHVPPSLFQLPNLEKLDLSANPFLKTLPQAMTQAPRLRELRVPHCDVSQLPPGMADMPALQTVDVSHNRGLHTLPPGLRESHVTLALQGTPAALVDRLLQPVPWTSEQRAALETRAGQLSSDWHACQPSLRDGSAPRAAMDKARSALSLALRIDGAGTEAAWADADAAVQRWLSQGLPITTERLQEIGWRLNGRPAGGAQLRAMEFQRIPADAQGLTASHLDYPPVRALPGHLAALENWLAQGDAPASPLAATERATLLYRAVESLRPFEEGNGPAALMAMDWALQQHGLPPVALDAQAMTEQVAKDETVADGALTDAAVFASAPAGGVPHALFDAVMQGMDETLRILLPR, from the coding sequence ATGACATCGCTTTTCACCCTGTTCAAACAAGAGCCGCTCACGCACCGCTCCGAAGCCCCGCCTCCCGCTGCGGTGCCATCGCCACCCTTGCGCTCCACGCCTGTCTCTGCCGACACCCACGCGCAGGCGCTGCGATCGCGCGTGGCGGCCGCTGCACCGGGGGCGATACCGCCCCGCGCAGCGTCCTTCGACGCGGTTCGGTGGAAGCAGGAGCTGCAGCGCTGGTGCGACGCCGATCCGCACCGGGCCGTCTCGGGCCACCACGGGCTGTTCGGGCGCCTGCGGGCGCTGGGGCGCAAGGCCGGCGCCGGGAAGGGCGATCACGGCCTGCCGCTTTTAGCGGAACACCGCGAGACGGCGATGCAGCGGTTGCTCGAATGCCATGCGCAAGGCGCCGATGGCCGCACGCTCGACCTGAGCGGGCTGGGACTCTCCAGCCTGCCGCCGGGCCTGGAGCGGCTGGCGCATCTGCAGGCGCTGGACCTGTCGAACAACACCGGCCTGCAATCCCTGCCCGAAGGGCTGGCCGGGTGCCGGAACCTGCGCAGCCTCACGGCCTGCAACGGCTTTGTCAGCCACGTGCCGCCCTCCCTGTTCCAGTTGCCGAACCTCGAAAAACTCGACCTGTCGGCCAACCCTTTTCTCAAGACACTGCCGCAGGCCATGACGCAAGCCCCTCGCCTGCGGGAGCTGCGCGTGCCGCATTGCGACGTGAGCCAACTGCCGCCGGGCATGGCGGACATGCCGGCGCTGCAGACCGTGGATGTGTCGCACAACCGCGGCCTGCACACGCTGCCGCCCGGCCTGCGCGAGAGCCACGTTACTCTTGCACTGCAGGGCACGCCGGCCGCCCTCGTGGACCGTTTGCTGCAGCCCGTGCCATGGACCTCCGAGCAGCGCGCTGCGCTGGAAACCCGTGCGGGACAACTCTCGAGCGACTGGCATGCCTGTCAGCCCTCGCTGCGGGACGGCAGCGCGCCGCGTGCGGCGATGGACAAGGCGCGCAGTGCGCTTTCTCTGGCGTTGCGCATCGACGGCGCGGGCACCGAGGCCGCCTGGGCCGATGCGGACGCGGCCGTGCAGCGTTGGCTGAGCCAAGGACTGCCGATCACGACCGAGCGCCTCCAGGAGATCGGCTGGCGCCTGAACGGCCGCCCCGCCGGCGGGGCCCAGCTGCGGGCGATGGAGTTCCAGCGCATCCCGGCCGATGCGCAGGGCCTCACCGCCAGTCACCTCGACTATCCCCCGGTCCGCGCACTGCCCGGCCATCTCGCGGCGCTGGAAAACTGGCTGGCCCAGGGCGACGCGCCGGCTTCTCCGCTGGCGGCCACGGAGCGGGCCACGCTGCTGTACCGGGCGGTGGAGAGCCTGCGCCCCTTCGAAGAGGGCAATGGCCCGGCCGCGCTGATGGCGATGGACTGGGCCCTGCAGCAGCATGGGTTGCCGCCCGTCGCGCTGGACGCCCAAGCCATGACCGAACAGGTGGCGAAGGACGAGACGGTGGCCGACGGCGCGTTGACCGATGCGGCGGTCTTCGCCTCGGCCCCAGCCGGCGGCGTGCCGCACGCGCTTTTCGACGCCGTGATGCAGGGGATGGACGAGACCCTTCGCATCCTGCTGCCGCGTTGA
- the xopAC gene encoding XopAC/AvrAC family type III secretion system effector — MNATTDVLARVPHSPGAEGSAATSEGASAFRFLRRHYAGQGHGAARAAGRGAGAETPEMERWMRELQDWCDADPNLPPPRQQGLWARMLGRLRTSDADLDDDGDKAATFAERRKEAVKRVLACHALGEEGWQLDLRVLRLSSLPPGLDRLRYLKHLDVSDNTGFHRLPETLALCRGLRTLTARNCFVTEVPQALAWLQHLEMLDLSANFSLRELPDSLAQAPRLATVILTHCGLQNVPEAMARMPVLQLLDLSHNLQLHNVPAAVRDHPAVDLTGTPVALLSNLLQAPRWNPPQQARLAARLDGVAVGWQECLGVLRKNEGLRAEVNAWRSGLSLVLRTDGVGTEDAWADAAQAVGTWLHAGQSITPERLLEIGWRLNGCPGGGPRARTREFQRLAAGTSGSTVFGDPGVLAPSFLTPGAGDQRAYPMAASLTRHLETLAAWISPADAVYPALTRLEAVERAARLYQALVSLRPFDEGNGPAALMAMDWALQQHGLPPVVLEESVLSQAIVFAEDLPAEGPNALVSALVEGMEELVQTLCPGSLRLLA; from the coding sequence ATGAACGCGACCACCGACGTCCTTGCCCGCGTACCCCACAGCCCCGGTGCCGAGGGCAGCGCCGCGACCAGCGAGGGCGCATCGGCCTTCCGCTTCCTGCGCCGCCATTACGCAGGCCAGGGTCACGGCGCTGCCCGGGCCGCCGGCCGGGGCGCCGGCGCCGAAACCCCTGAAATGGAGCGCTGGATGCGGGAGCTGCAGGACTGGTGCGATGCCGACCCCAACCTGCCGCCCCCCCGCCAGCAGGGCCTGTGGGCCCGCATGCTGGGCCGCCTGCGCACCTCCGATGCGGACCTGGACGATGACGGCGACAAGGCCGCCACCTTCGCCGAACGCCGCAAGGAGGCCGTCAAGCGCGTGTTGGCCTGCCATGCCCTGGGCGAGGAAGGCTGGCAGCTCGACCTGCGCGTGCTGCGCCTGTCCTCCCTGCCGCCGGGGCTGGACCGGCTGCGGTATCTCAAGCACCTGGACGTCTCCGACAACACCGGCTTTCACCGCCTGCCCGAAACCCTGGCGCTGTGCCGGGGGCTGCGCACCCTCACGGCCCGCAACTGCTTCGTCACCGAAGTGCCGCAGGCGCTGGCCTGGCTGCAGCACCTCGAAATGCTGGACCTGTCGGCCAACTTCAGCCTGCGCGAGCTGCCCGATTCGCTGGCGCAGGCGCCGCGGCTGGCGACCGTGATCCTCACGCATTGCGGCCTGCAGAACGTGCCCGAGGCCATGGCCCGCATGCCCGTGCTGCAACTGCTGGACCTGTCGCACAACCTGCAGCTGCACAACGTGCCCGCCGCCGTGCGCGACCATCCCGCCGTGGATCTGACGGGCACGCCCGTGGCGCTGCTGTCCAACCTGCTGCAGGCGCCCCGCTGGAACCCGCCGCAACAGGCGCGCCTGGCCGCGCGGCTGGACGGTGTGGCCGTCGGCTGGCAGGAATGCCTGGGCGTGCTGCGCAAGAACGAGGGCCTGCGGGCCGAGGTGAACGCCTGGCGCAGCGGCCTGTCGCTCGTGCTGCGCACCGATGGCGTGGGCACGGAAGACGCCTGGGCCGATGCCGCTCAGGCCGTGGGCACCTGGCTGCACGCGGGCCAGTCCATCACGCCCGAACGCCTGCTGGAGATCGGCTGGCGCCTGAACGGCTGCCCAGGTGGCGGTCCCCGGGCGCGCACCCGCGAATTCCAGCGGCTGGCCGCCGGCACTTCGGGCTCCACCGTCTTCGGCGACCCGGGCGTGCTCGCGCCCAGCTTCCTCACGCCGGGTGCGGGCGATCAGCGTGCCTACCCCATGGCGGCGTCGCTGACGCGCCACCTGGAAACGCTGGCCGCGTGGATTTCACCGGCCGATGCGGTCTATCCCGCGCTGACCCGCCTGGAGGCGGTGGAGCGGGCCGCGCGCCTGTACCAGGCCCTGGTCAGCTTGCGCCCCTTCGATGAAGGCAACGGCCCGGCCGCGCTCATGGCCATGGACTGGGCGCTGCAGCAGCATGGCCTGCCGCCCGTGGTGCTGGAGGAATCGGTGCTGAGCCAGGCCATCGTGTTCGCCGAAGACCTGCCCGCCGAAGGCCCGAATGCCCTGGTGAGCGCCCTGGTCGAGGGCATGGAAGAGCTGGTGCAGACGCTGTGCCCGGGCAGTCTGCGGCTGCTGGCCTGA
- a CDS encoding SPOR domain-containing protein: MLRAAVLVLLLANAGYYAWAQGLLRSWGWAPPEQSEPQRLEQQIQPENLRVGRANGGSNNGNNAAPGNASAGDAPAAPATPPAPASASAPAANTSEAAPAVAVAAAEPAPCLQAGTFEKGQLDALRAATASLPAGSWTLEPISLTGRWMVYMGRFTDEDTLEKKRAELRARKVPYDRPGAALEPGLSLGRFSTEEAAERALATLGTQGVRTARVVQERTDATGYVLRLPAATAALRTQVEGQLRGLLASRAFRACG, encoded by the coding sequence ATGCTGCGCGCCGCCGTTCTGGTTTTGCTGCTGGCCAATGCCGGCTACTACGCGTGGGCGCAGGGGCTGCTGCGCTCGTGGGGGTGGGCGCCGCCCGAACAATCGGAGCCGCAACGCCTGGAGCAGCAGATCCAGCCCGAGAACCTGCGCGTCGGCCGCGCCAATGGCGGGAGCAACAACGGCAACAACGCAGCGCCCGGCAACGCAAGCGCTGGCGATGCGCCCGCCGCCCCGGCCACCCCGCCGGCGCCGGCATCGGCATCGGCCCCCGCCGCCAACACAAGCGAAGCCGCGCCGGCCGTGGCCGTGGCGGCCGCCGAGCCCGCGCCCTGCCTGCAGGCAGGCACATTCGAAAAAGGGCAGCTCGATGCGCTGCGCGCGGCCACGGCCAGCCTGCCGGCAGGCAGCTGGACGCTGGAGCCGATCTCGCTCACCGGGCGCTGGATGGTCTATATGGGCCGCTTCACGGACGAAGACACGCTGGAGAAAAAACGCGCCGAGCTACGCGCCCGCAAGGTGCCGTACGACCGGCCGGGTGCCGCGCTGGAGCCGGGCCTGTCGTTGGGCCGCTTTTCCACCGAAGAAGCCGCCGAGCGCGCATTGGCGACGCTGGGCACGCAGGGCGTGCGCACCGCCCGCGTGGTGCAGGAGCGCACCGACGCCACGGGCTACGTGCTGCGACTGCCGGCTGCCACTGCGGCCCTGCGCACGCAGGTGGAAGGGCAACTGCGCGGCCTGCTGGCCAGCCGGGCGTTTCGCGCCTGCGGCTGA
- a CDS encoding biotin--[acetyl-CoA-carboxylase] ligase — protein MTGRSLAPPIRWPAEAIWEAVAPLLPGFTVEVLPSIDSTNTELMRRARAGLAEPTLLVAELQTAGRGRLGRPWRGAVGDALMFSLGMPLAPADWSGLSLAVGVSVAESLQPTPLAGAARIGLKWPNDLWLDGDRKLAGILVETASIVAPGWEERAAPATRYVVAGIGINVQPPQADGMNTPPGSLQDVEPGLDAPTALQRIAAPLVAMLQSFEAYGFAPVQARFHQRDVLSGRAVTLSDGTTGTAHGVGEDGALLVHTAQGMQAVTSSEISVRPAAGPSAQN, from the coding sequence GTGACCGGCCGCTCCCTCGCCCCCCCGATCCGCTGGCCCGCCGAGGCCATCTGGGAAGCCGTAGCCCCCCTGCTGCCGGGCTTCACCGTCGAGGTGCTGCCGAGCATCGACTCCACCAACACCGAACTCATGCGCCGCGCCCGCGCGGGCCTGGCCGAGCCCACCCTGCTCGTGGCCGAGCTGCAGACCGCCGGCCGCGGGCGGCTGGGCCGGCCCTGGCGTGGCGCGGTGGGCGATGCGCTCATGTTCTCGCTGGGCATGCCGCTGGCGCCGGCCGACTGGTCGGGCCTGTCGCTCGCCGTGGGGGTGAGCGTGGCCGAGAGCCTGCAGCCCACGCCGCTGGCGGGTGCCGCGCGCATCGGCCTCAAATGGCCCAACGACCTGTGGCTGGACGGCGACCGCAAGCTGGCCGGCATCCTGGTGGAGACGGCGAGCATCGTCGCGCCCGGCTGGGAAGAGCGCGCAGCCCCCGCCACGCGCTACGTGGTGGCCGGCATCGGCATCAACGTCCAGCCGCCGCAGGCCGACGGCATGAACACCCCGCCCGGCAGCCTGCAGGACGTGGAGCCCGGCCTGGATGCGCCCACGGCGCTGCAGCGCATCGCCGCGCCGCTGGTCGCCATGCTGCAATCGTTCGAGGCCTACGGCTTTGCGCCGGTGCAGGCCCGGTTCCACCAGCGCGACGTGCTGAGCGGCCGCGCCGTGACGCTGAGCGATGGCACCACGGGCACGGCCCATGGCGTGGGCGAGGATGGCGCGCTGCTGGTGCACACCGCGCAGGGCATGCAGGCCGTGACCAGCTCCGAGATCAGCGTGCGGCCCGCCGCTGGCCCCTCGGCGCAGAACTGA
- a CDS encoding SET domain-containing protein, producing the protein MPRTASPAAPPSAPGRRLQTRRSGVHGKGVFAVQDIAEGEVLIEYTGEVISWQEAQDRHPHDPAQPNHTFYFHVDEDHVIDAKFGGNSSRWINHSCDPNCFADERGGRIFITALRNIAAGDELNYDYGLIIEERYTPQLKAEYPCWCGSANCRGTLLAPKRGWAPPGMAPEKPAKAGKAPKEAKRGQAARKAKASPATETAAPPPPARKARSPRR; encoded by the coding sequence ATGCCCCGCACCGCATCGCCCGCCGCCCCCCCGTCCGCACCGGGGCGGCGCCTCCAGACCCGGCGCTCGGGCGTGCATGGCAAGGGCGTCTTCGCCGTGCAGGATATCGCCGAAGGCGAGGTGCTCATCGAGTACACGGGCGAGGTCATCAGCTGGCAGGAGGCCCAGGACCGGCACCCGCACGATCCCGCGCAGCCCAACCATACCTTTTACTTCCATGTGGATGAAGACCACGTGATCGACGCAAAGTTCGGCGGCAATTCGTCGCGGTGGATCAACCACAGCTGCGACCCCAACTGCTTCGCCGACGAGCGCGGCGGCCGCATCTTCATCACCGCCTTGCGCAACATCGCCGCGGGCGACGAGCTGAACTACGACTACGGCCTGATCATCGAAGAGCGCTACACCCCCCAACTCAAGGCCGAATACCCCTGCTGGTGCGGCAGCGCCAACTGCCGCGGCACGCTGCTGGCGCCCAAGCGCGGCTGGGCGCCGCCGGGCATGGCGCCTGAAAAACCGGCCAAGGCGGGCAAGGCTCCCAAAGAAGCGAAGCGCGGCCAGGCCGCCCGCAAGGCCAAGGCATCGCCCGCCACCGAAACCGCTGCGCCGCCCCCGCCGGCCCGCAAGGCGCGGAGCCCCCGCCGGTGA